From the genome of Muricauda sp. SCSIO 64092, one region includes:
- a CDS encoding response regulator transcription factor, producing MQQRVHNGFNILIVEDHPFVCEGYKKVLEPIVIEYAKKHIFHFAYDCEEALECISNSIRGSLLYDLVILDYRLPIYEEKGVLSGEDIGLKIRKESSNTKIIVITSISCNYTLNGILQTLHPNGLAYKGDLDGKTLTEGFKTILQDKVFYSERIVQMLSRHLELANRPLDQIDRKILYLLSKGFRTNELPKLVYLSMSGIEKRKRNLFSFFGITTGQLSDLIQAGTDGGYL from the coding sequence ATGCAGCAACGGGTGCATAATGGTTTTAACATTTTGATTGTTGAAGACCATCCTTTTGTTTGTGAAGGATACAAAAAGGTATTGGAGCCAATTGTTATAGAATATGCCAAAAAGCATATTTTTCATTTTGCTTATGATTGCGAGGAAGCACTTGAGTGTATTTCAAATAGCATTAGGGGTAGTTTACTATATGATTTAGTCATTCTAGACTACCGTTTGCCAATCTATGAGGAAAAAGGAGTATTGTCAGGAGAGGATATAGGGTTGAAAATCAGGAAAGAATCGAGCAACACAAAAATTATTGTAATCACCAGTATATCCTGCAACTATACATTGAACGGTATTTTACAAACCCTTCATCCAAATGGACTTGCTTATAAAGGTGACCTGGATGGCAAAACTTTAACAGAAGGATTTAAAACTATCCTACAAGATAAAGTTTTTTACAGTGAAAGAATCGTACAAATGTTGAGTAGGCATTTAGAGCTTGCTAATAGACCTTTGGATCAAATTGATAGAAAAATCCTCTATTTGTTGTCCAAAGGTTTTAGAACGAATGAACTTCCTAAGTTGGTCTATCTGTCAATGTCCGGAATTGAAAAAAGGAAAAGAAACCTTTTTTCTTTTTTTGGAATAACTACGGGGCAACTTTCAGATCTTATCCAGGCCGGTACGGATGGTGGGTATTTATAA
- a CDS encoding DUF5074 domain-containing protein has product MRKNRFFLMVALTGLFFTSCNNDDDQPVLPGVSISITQDTFGEDSGTITVNFNTTETFDTDVTLTYEVSGTAVAGEDYTALPGTLTLGAGESSVTQNLVLLDDDDVEPSETITITLTAVDGGTDFISSDSSVTLTITDNDSFPFENGILVVHEGNFNQGNASVSFISDDYSRVENGIYKSVNEVDAWGDTAQSMAFDGRFGYIVLNASKRIEVVDRYTFESVATIGGAGADDFLNPRYMTVVNGKGYVTNWGDTFNPDDDFIAVINLENNTVESKISVPEGPERLLAKDNTVYVAHGNFSGNNIVSVIDATTDSVTDTITVGTTPSSLQFDADGKLWVLSSGYSPWGPQDPNPEVAGQLDRIDVSSNDVEATFDFALTEHPRFLSINEGVLYYYLASSIYPLETDATELPSISVITTNIGFYRMSVIDGKLYGVNQSFVENGTLEVYDLSNNSLLLSQEVSIGPGEVYINGEAER; this is encoded by the coding sequence ATGAGAAAAAACCGATTTTTTTTGATGGTTGCCCTAACAGGGCTATTTTTTACCAGCTGTAACAATGATGATGACCAACCGGTACTACCTGGTGTCAGTATTTCGATAACACAAGATACCTTTGGAGAGGATAGCGGAACCATTACGGTAAACTTTAACACAACGGAAACATTTGACACCGATGTGACACTCACCTATGAAGTTTCCGGTACCGCCGTTGCAGGGGAAGATTATACTGCGCTTCCCGGGACTTTGACATTGGGTGCAGGGGAAAGTTCGGTTACCCAAAACCTAGTATTGTTGGACGACGACGACGTTGAACCAAGCGAAACGATTACAATTACCTTGACCGCTGTGGATGGTGGAACGGATTTCATCTCTTCAGATAGTTCGGTGACATTGACCATTACGGATAACGATTCTTTTCCCTTTGAAAATGGAATTTTGGTGGTTCACGAAGGGAATTTTAACCAAGGAAATGCCTCGGTTTCCTTTATATCCGATGATTATTCAAGGGTGGAAAATGGAATTTATAAATCGGTCAATGAAGTTGATGCCTGGGGTGATACCGCCCAAAGTATGGCCTTTGATGGCAGATTTGGATATATTGTCCTCAATGCTTCCAAAAGAATAGAAGTGGTGGATCGTTATACCTTTGAATCGGTAGCCACGATAGGTGGTGCTGGCGCAGACGATTTCTTAAATCCACGTTACATGACTGTTGTAAATGGAAAAGGTTACGTGACCAATTGGGGCGATACTTTTAATCCCGATGATGATTTTATTGCGGTCATAAACCTGGAAAATAACACGGTAGAGAGCAAGATTTCCGTGCCTGAAGGTCCAGAGCGCCTTTTGGCCAAGGACAATACTGTTTATGTGGCCCATGGTAATTTTAGTGGAAACAATATCGTTTCCGTTATAGATGCGACCACCGATAGTGTTACCGACACGATAACTGTAGGCACTACCCCAAGTTCTTTGCAGTTTGATGCAGATGGTAAGCTTTGGGTGCTAAGCAGCGGATATTCGCCTTGGGGGCCGCAAGACCCAAATCCGGAGGTGGCAGGGCAATTGGACCGAATCGACGTTTCCAGTAACGATGTTGAAGCCACCTTTGATTTTGCCCTTACCGAGCATCCAAGGTTTTTATCGATTAATGAAGGAGTACTTTATTACTATTTGGCAAGCTCCATTTATCCATTGGAAACAGATGCGACTGAATTGCCATCAATTTCTGTAATAACCACCAACATTGGTTTTTATCGCATGAGCGTAATCGACGGAAAACTTTATGGTGTCAATCAAAGCTTTGTGGAAAATGGAACACTTGAGGTCTACGATTTGTCCAACAACAGTCTGTTGCTCTCCCAAGAGGTTTCCATAGGCCCTGGAGAGGTATATATTAATGGTGAGGCCGAACGTTAA
- a CDS encoding TonB-dependent receptor plug domain-containing protein codes for MKTEHLFISLVLLSLFRLSAQEMTTHRLDEVTVSDVRVRRYAEGHKVTELKDSTIQRNGTFLTSLLHFNSAIYFKENGLGMVSSPSFRGTNASHTAVVWNGININSQLNGQVDFNTVNPLNYSSVAIRSGGGSVQFGTGAIGGSVHLNNDLKFEKHSDHQVVTGYGSFDTRSLNYSNSFGTGNWSSSFGVNYNSSDNDYLYLETDERNTNGEFEHLNINFNTGYRLNDRDVLRLYHQSFIGDRNLSGNLVAPGRSRYEDNQFRTQLEWGRFGEKAISKLKVAHLYEGFRYFENRDSDNFSDGRVTTVLARYSLDVELSNSFRLNSFVEYNNFTGKGSSFGAPERNDFAITALVKHTLMEKLRYNLSLRQDFSSDFSSPIVFAWDGSYDFGRVYKLQLNASRNFRMPTFNDLYWQPGGNLELQPEQSYQVDLGHRFKLDPLTLQLNSYYISTEDMIRWLPNTQGIWSPVNVDDVQIYGVEVELGIHQSIGEKQEVDFNANYAYTVSEDKATGEQLIYVPFHRGNASLAYRFSNFGAFYQHLYNGSVAIIGGELDGYQVANAGVTYSFKTEGKLHCRLGFTLNNLFNVYYENIALRPMPNRNIQTQLVLNF; via the coding sequence ATGAAGACTGAACATCTCTTTATATCACTGGTACTACTATCGCTTTTTAGGTTAAGCGCACAGGAAATGACAACCCATCGTTTGGATGAGGTTACCGTTTCGGATGTACGTGTAAGGCGTTATGCGGAAGGTCATAAGGTTACTGAATTAAAGGACAGTACCATACAACGTAATGGTACATTCCTTACCTCCCTTTTACATTTTAACAGTGCCATTTATTTTAAGGAAAACGGCTTGGGAATGGTTTCCTCCCCGTCGTTTCGCGGGACCAATGCTTCCCATACGGCCGTTGTATGGAACGGCATCAATATCAACTCCCAGCTCAATGGTCAGGTAGATTTCAATACGGTCAATCCTTTGAACTATAGTTCGGTAGCGATACGTAGCGGTGGCGGTAGCGTCCAGTTTGGTACCGGAGCCATAGGAGGTTCCGTTCATTTAAATAATGATTTAAAGTTCGAAAAGCACTCAGATCATCAAGTGGTGACAGGCTATGGCAGTTTTGATACCCGTAGCCTGAATTACAGCAATAGTTTTGGTACTGGAAATTGGTCTTCGAGTTTTGGGGTCAACTACAATAGCTCCGATAATGACTATTTGTACCTGGAAACGGATGAACGAAATACCAATGGCGAGTTTGAACACCTTAATATAAACTTTAACACGGGTTACCGATTAAATGACCGCGATGTACTTCGTTTGTACCATCAAAGTTTTATTGGGGACCGAAATCTATCCGGTAACCTGGTTGCGCCTGGGCGTAGCCGATATGAGGACAATCAGTTTCGGACCCAATTGGAATGGGGAAGATTTGGGGAAAAAGCCATTAGTAAACTAAAGGTGGCACATCTGTACGAAGGGTTCAGGTATTTTGAAAATAGGGATTCGGACAATTTTTCGGATGGGCGGGTGACCACGGTATTGGCGCGCTATTCCCTGGATGTTGAACTTTCGAATTCGTTTCGATTGAATTCTTTCGTGGAATACAACAACTTTACGGGTAAGGGAAGCAGTTTTGGTGCACCGGAACGAAACGATTTTGCCATTACCGCATTGGTAAAACATACGTTAATGGAAAAATTGAGGTATAATCTGAGCCTGCGACAGGATTTTTCATCGGATTTTTCCAGTCCTATTGTTTTTGCATGGGATGGAAGTTATGATTTTGGTCGTGTCTACAAACTTCAATTGAATGCATCCCGTAATTTCCGAATGCCCACCTTCAATGACCTATACTGGCAACCAGGCGGCAATTTGGAATTACAACCGGAACAATCGTATCAGGTGGATTTGGGACACCGGTTCAAGCTGGACCCGCTAACACTACAATTGAACAGCTACTACATTTCCACCGAGGACATGATTCGTTGGCTGCCCAATACCCAAGGAATCTGGTCGCCTGTCAATGTGGATGATGTACAAATCTATGGTGTGGAAGTGGAGCTCGGAATACACCAATCCATTGGTGAAAAACAAGAAGTGGACTTTAACGCCAACTATGCCTACACCGTTTCTGAAGATAAAGCAACGGGAGAACAATTGATTTATGTGCCTTTTCATAGGGGCAATGCTTCCCTGGCCTATCGCTTCTCCAATTTTGGTGCCTTTTACCAGCATCTCTACAATGGTTCGGTAGCCATCATCGGTGGGGAATTGGATGGGTACCAAGTAGCCAATGCAGGGGTAACCTATTCCTTTAAAACAGAAGGCAAGTTGCACTGTAGGCTTGGTTTCACCCTTAACAACCTGTTCAACGTGTATTATGAAAATATTGCATTGCGACCAATGCCCAATAGAAATATTCAAACCCAATTAGTATTAAACTTTTAA
- a CDS encoding ABC transporter substrate-binding protein translates to MIKTRILPLLLLGLVISCKKNVRPVKQVQVPDTTTSYAKSFSMESSDGFTVLQVNRPWPGASKAFRYLVVPKEKLATMTFPSDAYDAVIATPITSLIATSTTHIPALESLGGLDKLIGFPDTKYISSMPARELISTGKIKELGTNESLNTEMVLELRPDVIIGFGINDQNSAYHVFQKANIPVVFNGDWTEETPLGKAEWIKFFGVLLDKQKEADSIFRAIETSYQEMKKIAAKAAKKPTVLSGALFKDVWYLPAGESWAAQFIKDANGEYLYQATSGTGSLSLSLESVLEKGQQANVWIAPSRFTSYQEMEQANAHYQQFKAFKAKKIYTFANTRGATGGLLYYELAPQRPDLVLQDLVHFFHPEVLPDHNPYFFTPLQ, encoded by the coding sequence ATGATAAAAACGAGAATTTTACCACTGCTACTTCTTGGGCTGGTGATCTCCTGTAAGAAAAATGTAAGACCCGTCAAGCAAGTTCAGGTCCCGGATACCACCACAAGCTACGCCAAAAGCTTCTCCATGGAAAGCAGCGATGGATTTACCGTGCTTCAAGTAAACCGCCCCTGGCCAGGGGCTTCCAAAGCGTTTCGCTATTTAGTGGTTCCCAAGGAAAAACTGGCCACTATGACCTTCCCTTCCGATGCCTATGATGCTGTGATTGCCACCCCCATTACCTCTTTGATAGCTACCTCAACAACGCATATTCCAGCTTTGGAAAGTTTAGGGGGATTGGATAAATTAATTGGATTTCCCGACACAAAATACATTTCCTCCATGCCCGCCAGGGAATTGATTTCCACTGGAAAAATTAAGGAATTGGGTACCAATGAAAGCCTTAACACAGAAATGGTTTTGGAATTACGACCTGATGTGATCATTGGTTTTGGTATCAACGACCAAAACAGCGCATATCACGTTTTCCAGAAAGCCAATATCCCTGTGGTATTCAATGGGGATTGGACGGAAGAAACCCCATTGGGCAAAGCCGAATGGATCAAATTCTTTGGGGTGCTATTGGATAAACAAAAGGAAGCCGATAGTATATTCAGGGCAATTGAAACTTCTTATCAAGAAATGAAAAAAATAGCCGCTAAAGCCGCCAAAAAACCTACGGTATTGAGTGGGGCCCTGTTCAAGGACGTCTGGTATTTACCCGCTGGGGAAAGTTGGGCCGCCCAATTCATCAAAGATGCCAATGGGGAATATCTTTATCAAGCGACCTCGGGAACCGGTAGTTTATCCTTGAGCTTGGAAAGCGTTTTGGAAAAGGGGCAACAGGCCAATGTTTGGATCGCCCCTTCACGGTTCACATCGTATCAGGAAATGGAACAGGCCAATGCGCACTATCAACAGTTCAAAGCTTTTAAGGCCAAAAAGATATATACTTTTGCCAATACCCGGGGGGCTACCGGGGGCCTTCTGTACTATGAGCTGGCTCCGCAACGGCCCGATTTGGTATTGCAGGATCTGGTACATTTTTTCCATCCAGAAGTCCTACCGGACCATAATCCCTACTTTTTTACACCTTTGCAATAG
- a CDS encoding FecCD family ABC transporter permease has protein sequence MQTIASHKPQFIALFLILLVSGLLNISLGSVTIPLSQTFKALFGEAMENASWEYIIYSYRLPKAVTAILVGGGLSLSGLLMQTLFRNPLAGPFVLGISSGASLGAALLLMGATLLGSILVSDVSLVVAASVGSFLVLLVVVLVANRVRDTMALLIIGLMFGSITAAIVSVLAYFSDAEQLQRFIFWTYGSVGNLSWNQNALLGAVVIVGVALSVLHIKSLNALLLGEQYAQSLGITLKKSRLGIILVTGLLAGSITAFAGPIAFVGLAVPHLTRQIFKTMDHKVLVPAVFLYGAILLLLCDTIAQLPSSAQVLPINAITSIVGAPVVIWLLVRKRKLFF, from the coding sequence GTGCAGACCATAGCATCCCATAAGCCGCAATTTATAGCCTTGTTCCTGATTTTATTGGTATCGGGCCTGCTAAATATTAGTCTGGGATCGGTAACAATACCCCTGTCCCAAACCTTTAAGGCCCTTTTTGGAGAAGCTATGGAGAATGCTTCATGGGAATACATTATTTACAGTTATCGCTTGCCAAAGGCCGTAACGGCTATTTTGGTCGGGGGCGGGCTTTCCTTAAGTGGCCTTCTCATGCAGACATTGTTTCGAAATCCATTGGCGGGACCGTTTGTATTGGGTATTAGTTCCGGAGCCAGCCTTGGAGCGGCCCTTCTTCTGATGGGGGCAACACTTCTGGGCAGCATTTTGGTATCCGATGTTTCCTTGGTAGTGGCTGCCAGTGTCGGTAGTTTTTTGGTCCTATTGGTGGTGGTTCTGGTAGCCAATCGCGTTAGGGATACAATGGCTTTGCTGATCATAGGTTTAATGTTCGGGAGTATCACAGCTGCCATAGTAAGCGTATTGGCCTATTTTTCGGATGCGGAACAATTGCAGCGCTTCATTTTTTGGACCTATGGAAGTGTGGGAAACCTCTCCTGGAACCAAAATGCCTTGCTCGGTGCAGTAGTTATTGTTGGCGTGGCCCTAAGTGTGCTCCACATTAAAAGCTTAAACGCCCTCCTATTGGGAGAACAGTACGCCCAAAGCCTGGGGATAACCTTAAAAAAATCACGCTTGGGAATAATTCTGGTTACAGGCTTATTGGCCGGTAGCATAACCGCATTTGCGGGTCCCATTGCCTTTGTAGGCCTTGCCGTTCCCCATTTAACCCGGCAAATATTCAAGACCATGGACCATAAGGTGTTGGTCCCTGCAGTCTTTTTGTACGGTGCCATTTTATTGTTGCTCTGTGATACCATTGCCCAATTGCCTTCATCGGCCCAGGTTTTGCCCATTAATGCCATTACATCCATTGTAGGGGCTCCAGTGGTCATTTGGTTATTGGTGAGAAAACGTAAACTATTCTTTTGA
- a CDS encoding ABC transporter ATP-binding protein produces MQHLISIRDLSVGYKSKAVVEHINFQLEQGELCGIVGVNGIGKSTLLRTMAKLQSKIAGEIRIGTKPLSSFSPLELAKQLSLVLTESIATKNLTVQELIALARQPYTNWLGTLTEGDKEQIEGSIQQFYLGGLKTKKCFELSDGQLQRVLIARAMAQDTPLLFLDEPTTHLDLSNKVQIFTLLRQMAHEHQKTVVFTTHEIDLAIQLCDKILILDGKTNPFAAPCELIEKGSFERIFPSELVQFDAKTGSFKIKK; encoded by the coding sequence ATGCAGCACCTCATTTCCATAAGGGACTTGTCCGTTGGTTATAAATCCAAGGCCGTGGTCGAACATATCAATTTTCAACTTGAACAAGGGGAACTGTGTGGAATTGTTGGTGTTAATGGCATAGGAAAGTCTACCCTATTAAGGACCATGGCAAAGCTACAATCCAAAATCGCCGGTGAGATACGTATAGGAACAAAACCGTTATCCAGCTTTTCGCCACTGGAGCTCGCAAAGCAACTATCCTTGGTCCTTACCGAGTCCATTGCCACAAAGAATCTAACCGTTCAAGAGTTAATTGCACTCGCCAGGCAGCCCTATACCAATTGGTTGGGAACATTGACCGAAGGGGATAAGGAACAAATTGAAGGAAGTATCCAACAATTTTACTTAGGTGGACTAAAAACCAAAAAATGCTTTGAACTTAGTGACGGCCAGTTGCAACGGGTTTTGATTGCACGGGCCATGGCACAGGATACCCCCTTATTGTTTTTGGATGAGCCTACCACACATTTGGATCTTTCCAATAAGGTCCAGATTTTTACACTGCTACGGCAAATGGCCCATGAGCATCAAAAAACAGTGGTCTTCACTACCCACGAAATCGATTTGGCCATTCAGCTTTGTGATAAAATCCTGATTTTGGATGGAAAAACCAACCCTTTTGCCGCTCCCTGTGAATTGATTGAAAAAGGAAGTTTTGAGCGCATATTCCCTTCGGAATTGGTACAATTTGATGCCAAAACCGGCTCTTTTAAAATAAAGAAGTAA
- the rmuC gene encoding DNA recombination protein RmuC, whose translation MSQELMYLLVGLLAIVVGILVGIYIQKLKTRSNESIWLEREQQLNQSLTTLNAKLDLENEEKKQIQNEKEQLGHQLVRYQADLENLERINTEQKEEVEKLQEKFTKDFENLANKILDEKSSKFTEQNQKNIKQILSPLQERIQLFEKKVEETQKENISIHSALKEQLLNLQNQNLKITQEAENLTKALKGDSKMQGNWGELVLERVLEKSGLEKDREYSVQQSFKREDGARVMPDVIIHLPDGKKMVVDSKVSLTDYERYTNAPQDEKPRFLKDHINSLRKHVEQLSAKKYEDLYEMESPDFVLMFVPIEPAFAVAINEDNTIYNRAFEQNIVIVTPSTLLATLRTIDTMWSNEKQQRNAIEIARQAGALYDKFEGFVSDLTRVGKKMDEAKNEYRGAMNKLVEGRGNIVTSIEKLKKMGAKAKKSIPEPILKRAEEDDHELENEQPKLKL comes from the coding sequence ATGAGTCAAGAACTGATGTATTTGCTTGTTGGCCTTCTGGCCATTGTTGTAGGTATTTTGGTGGGCATCTACATCCAAAAACTGAAAACAAGGTCCAACGAAAGTATTTGGCTGGAACGTGAACAACAACTAAATCAATCCCTTACGACCCTCAATGCGAAGCTGGACCTTGAAAACGAGGAAAAAAAACAGATTCAAAACGAAAAAGAACAGTTGGGCCATCAACTGGTACGCTATCAAGCTGACTTGGAGAACCTGGAGCGTATCAATACCGAGCAAAAGGAAGAAGTAGAAAAACTTCAGGAAAAGTTTACCAAGGATTTTGAAAACTTGGCCAACAAAATCCTGGATGAAAAAAGCAGCAAATTTACCGAGCAAAATCAAAAAAACATCAAGCAAATCTTAAGTCCGCTGCAGGAGCGGATCCAATTGTTTGAAAAGAAGGTCGAGGAAACGCAAAAAGAAAACATTAGCATCCATTCTGCTTTAAAAGAGCAATTGCTCAATCTCCAAAATCAAAACCTAAAGATCACGCAAGAAGCGGAAAACCTTACCAAGGCGCTTAAAGGGGACAGTAAAATGCAAGGGAACTGGGGAGAATTGGTTTTGGAACGTGTTTTGGAAAAATCCGGATTGGAAAAGGACCGGGAGTATAGCGTACAGCAAAGTTTTAAACGGGAAGATGGGGCCCGGGTGATGCCCGATGTCATCATTCATCTTCCCGACGGGAAAAAAATGGTGGTCGATTCCAAGGTTTCCCTAACGGATTACGAGCGCTATACCAATGCTCCCCAAGATGAAAAACCCAGATTCTTAAAAGACCACATCAATTCCCTTCGCAAACATGTGGAACAACTCTCTGCCAAAAAATATGAGGATTTGTACGAAATGGAAAGCCCTGATTTTGTATTGATGTTTGTACCCATAGAGCCAGCTTTTGCCGTGGCAATCAATGAGGACAACACCATTTACAATAGGGCCTTTGAACAAAACATAGTTATTGTTACGCCCTCTACCCTATTGGCGACCTTACGCACCATAGATACGATGTGGAGCAATGAAAAACAACAGCGTAACGCTATTGAAATTGCACGGCAGGCCGGGGCCCTTTATGACAAATTCGAAGGTTTTGTGTCGGACCTTACCCGCGTGGGGAAAAAGATGGACGAAGCCAAAAACGAATACCGTGGGGCCATGAACAAGTTGGTGGAGGGCCGCGGAAATATTGTTACCAGTATTGAAAAATTAAAGAAAATGGGGGCCAAGGCCAAAAAGTCGATTCCAGAACCCATTCTAAAACGGGCAGAAGAAGATGACCACGAATTGGAAAATGAACAACCTAAATTAAAACTTTAG
- a CDS encoding 6-phosphogluconate dehydrogenase: MRKIVFILISVILLGSAIYFAFVYYVPFSEGYRSGELMKFSNKGVLAKTWEGELSQGISGVRIFKFSVQDSEEEIIQKLIAYQGKYVKVTYKELYATFFWLGDTKYFITDVVLEKSPHFNK, translated from the coding sequence ATGCGTAAAATTGTCTTTATTCTCATCTCGGTCATCCTACTGGGTAGTGCCATTTACTTTGCTTTTGTGTATTATGTTCCTTTTAGCGAAGGCTATCGGTCTGGGGAACTGATGAAATTCAGCAACAAAGGGGTATTGGCCAAAACCTGGGAAGGAGAACTAAGTCAGGGGATTTCCGGAGTACGTATTTTTAAGTTTTCCGTACAGGATTCGGAAGAGGAAATCATCCAGAAACTAATAGCATATCAAGGAAAATACGTTAAGGTCACCTACAAAGAGCTGTATGCCACTTTTTTTTGGCTGGGGGACACCAAATATTTTATTACTGATGTGGTATTGGAAAAGTCGCCCCATTTCAACAAATGA
- a CDS encoding acyl-CoA thioesterase, protein MKKFKTSKESWVSITELMLPSHSNFGGKVHGGHILNLMDQIAFACASKHSQAYCVTASVNRVDFLNPIEVGELVTLKASVNYTGRTSMVIGVRVEAETVTTGEKRHCNSSYFTMVAKDGKGNNVKVPGLLITDKQGLRRYARSVERKMAVRQRDTKYHGKMFKVNEYLKYLENENVKLDLD, encoded by the coding sequence ATGAAAAAGTTTAAAACCTCAAAAGAGTCCTGGGTATCGATTACGGAACTGATGCTTCCCTCCCACTCCAATTTTGGAGGTAAGGTACATGGCGGGCATATCTTGAACCTGATGGACCAAATTGCATTTGCCTGTGCCAGTAAACATTCGCAGGCCTATTGTGTAACGGCCTCCGTAAATCGGGTCGATTTCCTGAACCCGATAGAAGTTGGTGAATTGGTTACCCTTAAAGCCAGTGTGAACTACACCGGACGGACCAGTATGGTCATTGGGGTTCGGGTAGAGGCCGAAACCGTGACCACCGGGGAAAAACGGCATTGCAATTCTTCCTATTTTACCATGGTGGCCAAGGATGGCAAAGGAAACAATGTAAAGGTACCGGGGCTATTGATTACCGACAAACAGGGACTACGACGGTATGCTAGAAGTGTGGAACGCAAAATGGCCGTGCGGCAACGGGATACCAAATACCACGGCAAAATGTTCAAGGTAAATGAATATTTAAAATACCTGGAAAATGAGAACGTGAAATTGGATTTGGACTAA
- the pgl gene encoding 6-phosphogluconolactonase: MEIRVFKDKQEVAKQFSAYFAELTKGKEVFHVALSGGSTPKIVFDELALAYGDTIDWSKIHFYWGDERCVPPTDDQNNYKMTVEHLFSKINVPEKNIHRILGESDPQREAMRYANLLEIYLDREEGIPQFDLIILGMGDDGHTASIFPHEIQLWEAKDHCVVATHPDSGQKRVSINGKVINMAKEVAFLVTGATKAEKVDEIHNTREGYKTYPASLVHPKSGKLVWFLDEAAAPNP; encoded by the coding sequence ATGGAGATAAGGGTTTTTAAGGACAAACAAGAGGTTGCCAAACAGTTTTCGGCCTATTTTGCTGAATTGACAAAAGGGAAGGAGGTTTTCCATGTGGCCCTCTCTGGAGGGAGCACCCCAAAGATTGTTTTTGATGAATTGGCTTTGGCCTATGGGGACACTATTGATTGGTCCAAAATCCATTTTTACTGGGGAGATGAACGTTGCGTGCCCCCGACCGATGATCAAAACAATTATAAGATGACCGTGGAGCATTTATTCTCGAAAATCAATGTCCCGGAAAAAAATATCCATAGAATTTTAGGGGAATCGGATCCGCAACGGGAGGCCATGCGTTATGCCAATTTGTTGGAGATTTATTTGGATAGGGAGGAAGGCATTCCCCAATTTGATTTAATTATCCTGGGTATGGGAGACGATGGCCATACTGCTTCCATTTTTCCCCATGAAATTCAACTCTGGGAAGCCAAGGACCATTGTGTTGTAGCTACACATCCGGATTCTGGTCAAAAGCGGGTTTCCATTAATGGCAAGGTCATCAATATGGCCAAGGAAGTTGCCTTTTTGGTAACCGGTGCCACTAAAGCAGAGAAAGTTGATGAAATCCACAATACAAGGGAGGGCTATAAAACCTATCCCGCCTCCCTGGTACATCCAAAATCTGGAAAACTGGTTTGGTTTTTGGATGAGGCGGCGGCCCCTAATCCCTAG